GGAataccactttgggaaacagtcttCAGGAGAGCCTCGATGAGCTCATACAGGTGGGAGACTAAAAATCAACACTTCCTATAGATGGTCCATAGTAATTCTTGTTATACCCCATCTCCCAGGCAAAGAGATACACTGACCCAGCAAGTCAGTCATTCAGGTGAATAACCTCAGCTTGCTGTGATTATACCATCCTTGCTGTGGGATATGAAATATAATGAGTGTGGAGTTAGCTGATTTTCAAAGATGGTTGTTGGTTTTCAAATAATTATGACATTTGATGTAGCTTTACAATAATTTTGGATGCGTTAACATAAGTCCTTAGCTTTTAATAAGTTTTGAATTTAcattctaattttagaaaaattaacctTTTTATGTAAATCTGTCGTCTAACAATGTATTAACATTTATTGTCATATACAGTTTGAGCTTTGATGAGAttcattagattttttaaaacatgattggTCCTAGgtttcttatttaaaagaagcttttttcctttaagttaCTGAATACCTCTTTACAGACACGCTGAAGGAGTGGTAGACAGAGTTGTCTAAGGAATTCCAGTCTAGCGGCTCTGGGTAACCTCAGTTATGTCTTAGGTACTACCTAAAAGTACTATGTAATCACTACCCAATGGTCTGTCTGGTTCTTCCCTAAGGACTTACCATTCTTTcttcttgcagtctcagcagattACTCCTCAACTTGCCCTTCAAGTTCTGCTTCAGTTTGATAAGGCTATTAATTCAGCGTTGGCACAGCGGGTGAGGAACAGAGTGAATTTCAGGGTAAGGACACTGTTTTAAGGGAGGAAGGTTGCATCAATGgggatggggggcgggggggaggaaGGACCTGTTCCCTCCCttgccaggagtggaatttccTATAATCCAGATCAAAAGTTGCTCACccaagtatgattttttttaacccatgtacatttttggttctttctaaCTGCTTTTAGGCatataaatttcttttatcaacTTCTATGTTTCATACctgaatatgtgtgtatgtgggtaTCACATTATGACTGTATTCAGATGCTTCTGTCACACTCTTCAAGTTAGCTTTTCATGTTCAgatacatctttaaaataagacGGACGATAATACTGTACTTCAGCTGAGGTAAGTCACAGGATTATATTTAATGTTTCCAGGACTGCCCTGCTTGTGCACAAAGTCTGTACATAGAAATTCACATGAACTTTCATAATGTAGCCACATGAGGGCAGTAGAAATACACAAATGTCCATTCTACCTCAGCTTTCAGTGctgaaaatagattttaactCTTCCCTGagaaaatttatgattttttttcttcaaatgattGATAGGATGAAAATTAAGGGAAAGCTGAAGCTAATCATACTATTTTAAGAATTATGTATTTGGTTTCTTATAATTGCCTGGAGAAAAATGTGACAgcaaaaaatgaattttcatgatttctctaaatgttttgttttaaagggcTCTCTAAACACATACCGATTCTGCGATAACGTGTGGACTTTTGTATTGAATGATGTTGAATTCAGAGAGGTGACAGAACTCATTAAAGTGGATAAAGTGAAAATTGTAGCCTGTGATGGTAAAAGTAAGTGCTTAACTAAGTACTGTGAAAGCAGAGCTACTTGAAATCTTGTCTTCATGAATCTTTAGAAAATTGTCATCCAAAGTTGGGGGAAACGGCCTATGATCCACACCCAGGTAGAGAGCTGGATTCTCTCAGCAAGATTCTGAATAATAGCCTTTTACTGACTTAACGTATAAATTTCATGACACACAGATTACGTCCACAGGTTGAACtggatcgggggggggggggggggctggggagAGCACTTTCATAAGCTTTTCTTCcctatttcagttgcaaattcaaagtgcttacttttttttaagaaagtagtTAACCTCAGCAGTTCTGTGGTTTCTGTGTTGCTGGCTAccttatacattttatattgcaGACCTAGGAACTTGTGCAGGTCCTTAAATGTTTCAAAACTGGAGATAACGTATCACCttttaatattttgctgtatgcctttcctgtctttatgtatatttatatatatatacacaaacatatattctgtgtatatatatatatttgttctcaCATTAAGTCATTAACTAGTCTCTTAAGCCTGATTTTTCATAGTTACCTAAAATTATGCCTTTAGCCCTTTTGAAAGAAACTTTACACTTAGATGACTTTTTGAGGATCAGATACTTTGTTCCTTGCTGTAACAGCAAAAAAGatctgtaggctttttttttttttaacagtttctaGATTACAAATGATAATATTTCTCTGTCAGATAATGTATACTTCTTTTCATGCCTTATAATTTAGGCTAATAGCATCCTCATAACCCTTAGTAAAATCTGAGCATCACTGTATAATTTCTAGACTTCTATCAAAATGAGTTAATGATGTAGCCCAGTACTCTTCATAAAACTTTTGtactgatggaaatgttctccaACAGCCACAACTGGCTATTAAGCACTTCAGATTTCCCAGTTGCCCTAAAACATTTCggcttataatttttatttcatagccACGTGCGGCTAGCCAGTGGCTGCCGTGCTGGCCAGCACAGATGCAGACTGCTGGAGTCTCTGTTTCAGTCACTTGAAACATACAGCCGTGAACCAAAAAGTGGGTAAGACCCCTGAGCAAACTGTAtatcaaaatatgtatttcactTACCGGAGCGCCAGCGTGCTGGTCCCTAGAATATATTTCTGTTGCTTAAAAATAGGAGACCGCATCCCTTGAAGTCTGAACAGACAAAGTACACAGCAGTGCGCCTGCCCCACGCACTCTGTGTCAGTAGAGAAGACTACAATCAATCATTAAAATACAAATGGTTGTGGTATTTAGTGGTAGAAGTTTACCTAAGTAATACCTTTCCTAAGCAGTCAGATAAATGCAGCAGTACAATGAGATAAGCCTGTTTTTCCTAAAAATCAGCTTCCTTAAAAGTCAGTTGGTAAtatagatgcagagaaaaagttacagtGCCTAGAATTTAGGTCTGTTCCTCACAAGGAATTAAGTAACAATTCTCTTCTGATTATATGTTTGTTACAGTCCTTCGTGGTTTTGCAGTTTGACATAGTAGaagatctaaaaaaattaagtagcagTTACATGAACCGAATGTAATACAAGTTGATTTTTCTCGCAGATAAATATGGAGGGCCAACACTAACCTTCCTTTCCAACCTTGTCTCCCCTACTTCCCCATCCTGCACACCAGCACCACCATTagttcttgttttgctttttaaagattttctcaaaatatttaaatctttctctcctctgtttccCAGATACTGGCTCCAATACTACagaatgaatagaaaaaaatggctttttttaATGCCATCTTCTGTTATTGCTCACCGCTTTTTGAAGAGAAGCAtagaagagacttttttttaatttattctagcATTGGAGAGATGACTACACTGTGCTGTACTATGTGAGAGTTCCAGTAGAGAGAAGCTTGTAACGCTGCACCCTCTTACCTCACCTTTATTATACAGCATGAAGAAGcaggccatttttttttaagacaaatcaAACATTGTTTCCTTCGTAAGACTATTCTTTAATAAACTCCTTTTAAACCTCAATGTGAGTAAATAACTGCTAGGGCTAGTAAAGCTAGCAGTATGAAGACTGTAGATAAGCATTCTGACAGAGCACCATGTTCCTTgcaagggaaatcagaaaatgtgttCGCTTCAGTAAAGTCAAGTTAGTTTTATCAGTTGTAACTTTTAGTGATAAAAGCATtaatgggggggggagggggcaaaaCCAAACTCTGGATTGGAACTTTCCTTagaaaaaacacttttttaaaattacgaAACCAAGGGTAATGACT
This DNA window, taken from Camelus dromedarius isolate mCamDro1 chromosome 5, mCamDro1.pat, whole genome shotgun sequence, encodes the following:
- the GTF2A2 gene encoding transcription initiation factor IIA subunit 2 — encoded protein: MAYQLYRNTTLGNSLQESLDELIQSQQITPQLALQVLLQFDKAINSALAQRVRNRVNFRGSLNTYRFCDNVWTFVLNDVEFREVTELIKVDKVKIVACDGKNTGSNTTE